One Esox lucius isolate fEsoLuc1 chromosome 1, fEsoLuc1.pri, whole genome shotgun sequence genomic region harbors:
- the b3gat1a gene encoding galactosylgalactosylxylosylprotein 3-beta-glucuronosyltransferase 1 isoform X2, with protein MPKRRDILAIVLIVLPWTLLITVWHQSAIAPLLAIRKDDGADGGRGETGQAGDSKEYCSSDKDIVEVVRTEYVYTRPPPWSDVLPTIHVITPTYSRPVQKAELTRLANTFLHVANLHWILVEDSQRRTPLVTHLLRETGLNYTHLNVETPRNYKLRGDTRDPRIPRGTMQRNLALRWLRETFNFNSSQAGIVYFADDDNTYSLELFEEMRSTRKVSVWPVAFVGGLRYESPKVNAAGKVYGWKTVFDPHRPFAIDMAGFAINLRLILFKPQAYFKLRGVKGGYQESSLLRELVTLNDLEPKAANCTKILVWHTRTEKPVLVNEGKKGFTDSNVEI; from the exons ATGCCGAAAAGAAGAGACATTCTTGCCATTGTGTTGATAGTGTTACCGTGGACTCTGCTCATCACTGTTTGGCACCAGAGTGCAATCGCTCCACTGCTCGCCATCCGCAAGG ATGACGGAGCTGATGGAGGGCGGGGGGAGACGGGCCAGGCCGGCGACTCTAAGGAGTATTGCTCATCCGATAAGGACATAGTGGAGGTGGTGAGGACAGAGTATGTGTACACGCGGCCGCCGCCGTGGTCCGACGTGCTGCCCACCATCCATGTCATCACCCCCACCTACAGTCGGCCAGTGCAGAAGGCGGAGCTGACACGGCTGGCCAACACCTTTCTTCACGTCGCCAACCTGCACTGGATTCTGGTGGAGGACTCCCAGAGACGAACTCCACTGGTGACACACCTGCTCCGGGAAACAGGGCTTAACTACACCCACCTGAATGTGGAAACACCCAGGAACTATAAGCTGCGCGGGGACACGCGGGACCCCAGGATACCCCGGGGTACAATGCAGAGAAATCTGGCCCTCCGCTGGCTAAGAGAGACCTTCAACTTCAATAGCAGCCAGGCAGGCATTGTCTACTTCGCTGATGATGACAACACCTACAGCCTGGAGCTGTTTGAGGAG ATGAGGTCCACAAGGAAGGTATCAGTATGGCCCGTGGCCTTCGTTGGTGGTCTGCGGTATGAGTCACCAAAGGTCAATGCAGCAGGGAAGGTGTACGGCTGGAAGACGGTATTTGACCCTCACCGTCCATTTGCCATAGACATGGCAGGCTTCGCCATCAACCTGCGACTCATTCTGTTCAAGCCACAGGCATATTTCAAGCTACGGGGAGTGAAGGGTGGCTACCAGGAGAGCAGCCTGCTCCGAGAACTGGTCACACTGAACGACCTGGAGCCCAAAGCAGCTAATTGCACTAAG ATTCTTGTTTGGCACACTCGGACAGAAAAACCTGTCCTGGTAAATGAGGGTAAAAAAGGATTCACAGACTCCAATGTGGAGATTTGA
- the b3gat1a gene encoding galactosylgalactosylxylosylprotein 3-beta-glucuronosyltransferase 1 isoform X1, with protein MPKRRDILAIVLIVLPWTLLITVWHQSAIAPLLAIRKVCHHLVKQILIIPERLAVHRHRLADDGADGGRGETGQAGDSKEYCSSDKDIVEVVRTEYVYTRPPPWSDVLPTIHVITPTYSRPVQKAELTRLANTFLHVANLHWILVEDSQRRTPLVTHLLRETGLNYTHLNVETPRNYKLRGDTRDPRIPRGTMQRNLALRWLRETFNFNSSQAGIVYFADDDNTYSLELFEEMRSTRKVSVWPVAFVGGLRYESPKVNAAGKVYGWKTVFDPHRPFAIDMAGFAINLRLILFKPQAYFKLRGVKGGYQESSLLRELVTLNDLEPKAANCTKILVWHTRTEKPVLVNEGKKGFTDSNVEI; from the exons ATGCCGAAAAGAAGAGACATTCTTGCCATTGTGTTGATAGTGTTACCGTGGACTCTGCTCATCACTGTTTGGCACCAGAGTGCAATCGCTCCACTGCTCGCCATCCGCAAGG TCTGTCACCACCTAGTAAAACAGATCTTAATCATACCAGAGAGGCTTGCAGTCCATCGGCACCGACTTGCAG ATGACGGAGCTGATGGAGGGCGGGGGGAGACGGGCCAGGCCGGCGACTCTAAGGAGTATTGCTCATCCGATAAGGACATAGTGGAGGTGGTGAGGACAGAGTATGTGTACACGCGGCCGCCGCCGTGGTCCGACGTGCTGCCCACCATCCATGTCATCACCCCCACCTACAGTCGGCCAGTGCAGAAGGCGGAGCTGACACGGCTGGCCAACACCTTTCTTCACGTCGCCAACCTGCACTGGATTCTGGTGGAGGACTCCCAGAGACGAACTCCACTGGTGACACACCTGCTCCGGGAAACAGGGCTTAACTACACCCACCTGAATGTGGAAACACCCAGGAACTATAAGCTGCGCGGGGACACGCGGGACCCCAGGATACCCCGGGGTACAATGCAGAGAAATCTGGCCCTCCGCTGGCTAAGAGAGACCTTCAACTTCAATAGCAGCCAGGCAGGCATTGTCTACTTCGCTGATGATGACAACACCTACAGCCTGGAGCTGTTTGAGGAG ATGAGGTCCACAAGGAAGGTATCAGTATGGCCCGTGGCCTTCGTTGGTGGTCTGCGGTATGAGTCACCAAAGGTCAATGCAGCAGGGAAGGTGTACGGCTGGAAGACGGTATTTGACCCTCACCGTCCATTTGCCATAGACATGGCAGGCTTCGCCATCAACCTGCGACTCATTCTGTTCAAGCCACAGGCATATTTCAAGCTACGGGGAGTGAAGGGTGGCTACCAGGAGAGCAGCCTGCTCCGAGAACTGGTCACACTGAACGACCTGGAGCCCAAAGCAGCTAATTGCACTAAG ATTCTTGTTTGGCACACTCGGACAGAAAAACCTGTCCTGGTAAATGAGGGTAAAAAAGGATTCACAGACTCCAATGTGGAGATTTGA